One window of the Trifolium pratense cultivar HEN17-A07 linkage group LG2, ARS_RC_1.1, whole genome shotgun sequence genome contains the following:
- the LOC123905777 gene encoding probable membrane-associated kinase regulator 6, producing MEASHPLSIESFSYSWLVNLKPSLEQSLDSSSFRISLDASCDEASSFIEMDPKMPSSRRFFINSQDLKFDFPTSQQSSLTTLVDADQLFSNGYLMPLFVESLKIEPYEYDSSNSNSTSTSDSNLTLDSSMSHVPKKVVALENSRSSSFKRCRTISRRMFQKYLNFLRPFCRKLRGHKNSKHENVVKRTQSVKNIRGQYCDSSPRISVAYSADYSRASCDSDSSIYEAVLHCKRSIERMS from the exons ATGGAAGCCTCTCACCCTCTTTCAATTGAAAGTTTTTCTTATAGTTGGTTAGTAAACCTTAAACCATCATTAGAACAAAGCCTTGATAGTTCTTCCTTTAGAATTTCTCTTGATGCTTCTTGTGATGAAGCTTCTTCCTTCATTGAAATGGATCCAAAAATGCCATCTTCAAGAAGATTTTTTATAAACTCACAAGATCTCAAATTTGATTTTCCAACCTCACAACAATCCTCTCTCACTACTCTTGTTGATGCAGATCAACTCTTTTCCAATGGTTACTTAATGCCACTTTTTGTTGAATCATTGAAAATTGAACCATATGAATATGATtcctcaaattcaaattcaacttcAACTTCAGATTCAAACTTAACCTTAGATTCATCCATGtcacatgtaccaaaaaaagttGTTGCTTTAGAAAATTCAAGAAGCTCTTCATTCAAAAGGTGTAGAACAATATCTAGGAGaatgtttcaaaaatatttgaatttcttAAGGCCTTTTTGTAGAAAATTGAGGGGTCACAAGAATTCAAAGCATGAAAATGTTGTGAAAAGAACTCAATCAGTGAAGAATATTAGAGGACAATATTGTGATTCATCTCCAAGAATTAGTGTTGCTTATTCTGCCGATTATTCGCGCGCGTCTTGTGATTCGGATAGTTCAATTTATGAAGCTGTTCTTCATTGCAAAAGATCCATTG AAAGAATGAGTTAG